Proteins encoded in a region of the Vicia villosa cultivar HV-30 ecotype Madison, WI linkage group LG5, Vvil1.0, whole genome shotgun sequence genome:
- the LOC131608006 gene encoding bidirectional sugar transporter SWEET13-like has product MAMHRETWAFVFGLLGNIISFAVFLSPVPTFYIIFKKKSAEGFQSLPYVVALFSAMLWIYYAFVKREAALLLITINTFGIIVESAYLIIFLIYASKKSRLSTIKLLLLLNVFGFGAMLLSTLYLAKGAKRLAIIGWICLVFNISVFAAPLFVISKVIRTRSVEYMPFFLSFFLTINAVMWFFYGLLLKDYYVALPNTLGFVFGIIQMVIYLIYRNATPVLQAPLKGQELSGGHIIDVVKTGSEHNPGGGGGAVGKF; this is encoded by the exons ATGGCCATGCATCGTGAAACTTGGGCTTTTGTCTTTGGCCTTCTAG GCAACATCATTTCCTTTGCAGTGTTTCTTTCACCAGT GCCAACTTTTTACATAATCTTCAAGAAGAAATCTGCTGAGGGATTTCAGTCACTTCCTTATGTTGTTGCACTTTTCAGTGCAATGCTTTGGATTTACTATGCATTTGTGAAAAGAGAAGCTGCTCTTCTTCTCATCACCATTAACACTTTTGGAATTATTGTTGAATCAGCTTATCTCATAATCTTCCTGATTTATGCCTCAAAGAAATCTagg cTTTCTACCATAAAACTACTTCTCTTGTTGAATGTGTTTGGCTTCGGAGCCATGCTTCTATCAACTCTCTACCTCGCAAAGGGAGCGAAACGTCTCGCTATCATTGGATGGATTTGTCTTGTTTTCAACATAAGTGTCTTTGCTGCACCTCTCTTCGTCATC AGCAAAGTCATAAGGACGAGGAGCGTTGAATACATGCCATTTTTCTTATCCTTCTTTTTAACCATCAATGCTGTTATGTGGTTCTTCTATGGCCTTCTCCTCAAGGATTACTATGTTGCT CTACCAAATACACTTGGATTTGTGTTTGGAATAATTCAGATGGTGATATATTTGATATATAGAAATGCAACACCAGTGCTTCAGGCACCATTGAAGGGTCAAGAACTGAGTGGTGGCCATATCATTGATGTTGTGAAGACTGGATCTGAGCACAATCCTGGAGGTGGAGGAGGTGCTGTTGGCAAATTCTGA